In Actinoplanes sp. NBC_00393, a single genomic region encodes these proteins:
- a CDS encoding LacI family DNA-binding transcriptional regulator — translation MAQRRPTLADVAAEAGVSKAAVSRVINDAPGVSARTRERVRRVIADLGFRPDPVARALAAGHGEVIELVVVDEASIFGTSPYYGRVTAGILQELAGSSAQLRVHVVDEAGAPGLLGGLADAVSLGVLLINVAPAVAAEFAAQCDRVVSMGPSAPGVPFVGLENADGAYAAVKHLHHSGRRRIVALHGQVGNPCADERREGYRRAVLDLGLPEISATGRFRRESGYELTRRLLTEEPDLDAMFVACDLMATGAMQALADAGRHVPGDVAVVGFDNSVIAECSTPPMSSVHQPVEQMAAAATRAMMKRQLTPYWRCVFPAELKIRRSSGLATTARA, via the coding sequence ATGGCGCAGAGGAGGCCGACGCTGGCCGATGTCGCTGCCGAGGCCGGTGTGTCCAAGGCGGCCGTTTCCCGGGTGATCAACGATGCGCCGGGGGTGTCGGCGCGGACCCGGGAGCGGGTGCGCCGGGTGATCGCGGATCTGGGGTTCCGGCCGGATCCGGTGGCCCGGGCCCTGGCTGCGGGGCACGGCGAGGTGATCGAGCTGGTCGTGGTGGACGAGGCTTCGATTTTCGGTACGAGTCCGTACTACGGACGGGTCACCGCGGGGATTCTGCAGGAGCTTGCCGGAAGCAGTGCGCAGCTGCGGGTTCACGTCGTGGACGAGGCCGGGGCGCCGGGTCTGCTGGGCGGGCTCGCCGACGCGGTGAGCCTCGGCGTGTTGTTGATCAATGTGGCGCCGGCGGTGGCGGCGGAGTTCGCTGCGCAGTGTGACCGGGTGGTCTCGATGGGGCCGTCGGCGCCGGGTGTTCCGTTCGTGGGCCTGGAGAACGCGGACGGTGCGTATGCGGCGGTCAAGCATCTGCACCACAGTGGCCGGCGGCGGATCGTGGCGTTGCACGGGCAGGTGGGGAATCCCTGCGCCGACGAGCGGCGGGAGGGCTATCGGCGGGCGGTGCTCGATCTTGGTCTGCCGGAGATCTCGGCGACCGGCCGGTTCCGGCGGGAATCAGGGTACGAGCTGACCCGCCGACTGCTGACCGAAGAGCCGGACCTGGATGCGATGTTCGTCGCCTGCGACCTGATGGCGACCGGTGCGATGCAGGCCCTCGCCGACGCCGGCCGTCACGTGCCCGGCGACGTGGCAGTGGTCGGCTTCGACAACAGCGTGATCGCGGAGTGCTCGACGCCGCCGATGTCCTCGGTGCATCAGCCGGTCGAGCAGATGGCTGCCGCGGCCACCCGCGCGATGATGAAACGGCAGCTGACGCCCTACTGGCGATGCGTCTTCCCGGCCGAGCTGAAGATCCGCCGGAGCTCCGGCCTGGCAACGACAGCACGGGCTTGA
- a CDS encoding DUF998 domain-containing protein codes for MIERRLAWFGVACVVACLGLFAWLHLSPPSSLLDWRTRTLSQYALLDNGWAFDVGTLLLAAGSAAVLAALLRARVFRPGSGAAAGLVLWVAGLVGVVVFEKHNWSVGPSMSGNIHRAASLLAFLSLPVAALLAGLSGLRHAPARAPALAVLLAGVAALLCFAPILWALLSEPWTGVRWWRAIPLGTVERLLGLAEVATVLLLARWATLTPAAAEQPQTTATA; via the coding sequence ATGATCGAGCGTCGCCTTGCCTGGTTCGGCGTCGCCTGTGTGGTGGCGTGTCTGGGCTTGTTCGCCTGGTTGCACCTCAGTCCGCCGTCCTCGTTGCTGGACTGGCGGACTCGGACGCTGAGCCAGTACGCGCTGCTGGACAACGGCTGGGCCTTCGACGTGGGGACGCTTCTGCTTGCCGCCGGTTCGGCTGCGGTCCTGGCGGCGTTGCTGCGCGCCCGTGTGTTTCGGCCGGGATCGGGCGCGGCTGCCGGGCTGGTTCTCTGGGTGGCCGGCCTGGTAGGTGTGGTCGTCTTCGAGAAACACAACTGGTCGGTCGGACCGTCCATGAGCGGGAACATCCACCGGGCGGCGAGTCTGCTCGCCTTCCTGAGCCTCCCGGTAGCCGCTCTACTGGCCGGCCTCTCCGGCTTGCGTCACGCACCTGCCAGGGCGCCGGCGCTCGCTGTTCTGCTGGCCGGGGTAGCCGCGCTGCTGTGCTTCGCTCCCATCTTGTGGGCGCTGCTGTCCGAGCCTTGGACGGGGGTGCGCTGGTGGCGGGCGATCCCGCTGGGCACCGTGGAGCGGCTGCTGGGCTTGGCCGAGGTGGCAACCGTGCTGCTTCTGGCCCGCTGGGCGACGCTGACCCCAGCCGCCGCGGAGCAGCCGCAGACCACCGCTACCGCTTGA
- a CDS encoding carbohydrate ABC transporter permease, with amino-acid sequence MSAIGELQRLNSTTGGPPRKKDNKAAFVFLLPWFAGLLLITAGPVAASFVLGFTDYNLIQPPEFSGVENFERMLTDERLHQALGVTFKYVLISVPLQLAAALGLAMLLDRGLRGLAFYRSAFYLPSLLGSSVAIAVLWRQIFGADGLVNQALALVGIEGRGWISDPDTALSTLIVLNVWTFGAPMVIFLAGLRQIPVMYYEAASVDGAGRWTVFRKITIPLLSPIIFFNLVLQIIHAFQAFTQAFVVSGGSGGPSDSTLFYTLYLYQRGFHNFDMGYASALAWLLLIIIAAFTAVNFWAAKRWVFYDD; translated from the coding sequence GTGAGCGCCATCGGCGAGCTTCAACGGCTCAACAGCACCACCGGCGGCCCGCCGCGCAAGAAGGACAACAAGGCCGCCTTCGTCTTCCTGCTGCCCTGGTTCGCCGGCCTGCTGCTGATCACCGCGGGCCCGGTGGCGGCGTCGTTCGTGCTCGGGTTCACCGACTACAACCTGATCCAGCCGCCGGAGTTCTCCGGTGTGGAGAATTTCGAGCGCATGCTCACCGACGAGCGGCTGCACCAGGCGCTCGGCGTGACGTTCAAGTACGTACTGATCTCGGTCCCTCTGCAGCTGGCGGCCGCGCTCGGTCTGGCGATGCTGCTGGACCGCGGCCTGCGGGGCCTGGCGTTCTATCGCTCGGCCTTCTATCTGCCGAGCCTGCTCGGCTCGAGTGTCGCGATCGCGGTGCTGTGGCGGCAGATCTTCGGCGCGGACGGCCTGGTCAACCAGGCGCTCGCCCTGGTCGGGATCGAGGGGCGGGGCTGGATCTCCGATCCGGACACGGCGCTGTCCACACTGATCGTGCTGAACGTGTGGACGTTCGGCGCCCCGATGGTGATCTTCCTGGCCGGGCTGCGGCAGATCCCGGTCATGTATTACGAGGCGGCGAGTGTGGACGGCGCCGGCCGGTGGACCGTGTTCCGCAAGATCACGATCCCGCTGCTGTCACCGATCATCTTCTTCAACCTGGTGCTGCAGATCATCCACGCGTTCCAGGCGTTCACCCAGGCGTTCGTGGTCTCCGGCGGCAGCGGCGGCCCGTCCGACTCGACGTTGTTCTACACGCTCTACCTGTATCAGCGTGGCTTCCACAACTTCGACATGGGCTACGCGTCCGCGCTGGCCTGGC